A window of the Desulfotignum phosphitoxidans DSM 13687 genome harbors these coding sequences:
- a CDS encoding bifunctional acetate--CoA ligase family protein/GNAT family N-acetyltransferase: MTTHHLDRLFKPKSVAVIGASEKKGSVGCAMMKNLLSGKGNFDVFPVNPRHRKVFDRPCVSRVQKIEKPVDMAVIATPIQMVPELVAACGEKNIAGAVVVSSGGRESGAKGQAIEEQILAAAQKSDLRIIGPNCLGIMNTAVSLNASFAHLTPLPGNMAFLSQSGAVCTSVLDLALRENVGFSHFVSLGSMVDVDFADMIDYLGSQRSVASIVMYMEDITHIRNFMSAARAVSRIKPIIVLKSGRSRAGAKAAASHTGAMAKEDILYDTAFQRAGILRVTEFEELFDGAQFLAKQQRPKGSGLTIITNAGGPGVMAADALASYGMEPAPLSRETLDRLDALLPDNWSRSNPVDILGDTPASAYIDTVKHCAADPKTDALLLICSPAGTMDTLALAELLIPHLQTVSCPVFTAWIGGDNVAKARQVFNQAGIVTYDSAERAVRAFKNLYEYGKNIERLTQIPIRTDTKLIIHRDIAGKIIQNAMAEKDTCLLENTAKALLEAYGIPVNDTKIADTREAALEMAVRTGFPVVLKICSRDIPHKSDCNGVALNLNTPEDVKTAYSQIMANARQHFPGAHITGVTVQSMQDRADFELFIGAKKDPHFGPVILFGMGGVLTEVFSDISMGLPPLNRMLAAHLIGKTKIASVLKGFRNIQPIDMARLEELLIRVGRLMTDFPEIEILDINPLMVKNGVLTAVDARVFIAPASVPSPMHLIISSYPWQYESLGETVDGQPFFIRPIRPSDADLMIDHFHSLSSRSKYMRFFSPLKELSRDMLIKLTQIDYDREIALVALMGNEQNQKMAGVCRIIVFPDKTQAEFAIAISDDWQGKGIGSSLLTQCLKAARQMGIRRVMGLVLSENTQMLKLGGKLGFAIKRAAGGGEYELIIETDDLDID, from the coding sequence GCATCATCTGGACCGGCTGTTCAAACCCAAAAGCGTGGCAGTGATCGGGGCCAGTGAAAAAAAGGGATCTGTGGGCTGTGCCATGATGAAAAACCTGCTCTCCGGCAAAGGAAACTTTGATGTGTTTCCCGTCAACCCCAGGCACAGGAAAGTGTTTGACCGGCCTTGTGTGTCCCGGGTTCAGAAAATTGAAAAACCCGTGGACATGGCAGTGATTGCCACCCCGATCCAGATGGTGCCGGAACTGGTGGCGGCGTGCGGGGAAAAAAACATTGCCGGCGCTGTGGTGGTATCATCCGGCGGGCGGGAGTCCGGTGCCAAAGGACAGGCCATTGAAGAACAGATCCTGGCAGCTGCCCAAAAATCCGACCTCAGAATCATCGGTCCCAACTGCCTTGGCATCATGAACACGGCCGTTTCCCTGAATGCCAGCTTCGCCCATCTGACCCCTTTGCCCGGCAACATGGCTTTTTTGTCCCAGAGCGGGGCCGTGTGCACCTCCGTGCTGGATCTGGCCCTTCGGGAAAACGTGGGGTTCAGCCATTTTGTCAGCTTAGGTTCCATGGTGGATGTGGATTTTGCCGACATGATCGATTATCTGGGGTCTCAGAGATCGGTGGCAAGTATTGTGATGTATATGGAAGACATCACCCATATCCGGAATTTCATGAGCGCGGCCCGGGCCGTGTCCCGCATCAAGCCCATCATTGTCCTCAAATCCGGAAGATCCAGGGCCGGGGCCAAAGCCGCCGCATCCCACACCGGGGCCATGGCCAAAGAAGACATCCTGTATGACACGGCCTTCCAGCGGGCCGGCATTCTCAGGGTCACGGAATTTGAAGAGCTGTTCGACGGTGCCCAGTTTCTGGCAAAACAGCAAAGGCCCAAGGGAAGCGGCCTGACCATCATCACCAATGCCGGCGGCCCCGGAGTTATGGCGGCCGATGCCCTGGCATCTTACGGCATGGAGCCGGCCCCGTTGTCTCGGGAAACTCTGGACCGACTCGATGCACTGCTGCCTGACAACTGGAGCCGGAGCAATCCCGTTGACATTTTAGGGGACACCCCGGCATCCGCTTATATAGATACGGTCAAACACTGTGCCGCTGATCCGAAAACCGATGCCCTGCTGCTGATCTGCTCACCGGCCGGCACCATGGATACCCTGGCGCTGGCCGAGCTTCTGATCCCCCATCTTCAGACGGTTTCCTGCCCTGTGTTCACCGCCTGGATCGGCGGTGACAATGTGGCAAAGGCCAGACAGGTGTTCAATCAGGCCGGGATTGTCACCTATGACTCGGCGGAACGGGCGGTCCGGGCATTCAAAAACCTGTATGAATATGGAAAAAACATTGAACGGCTGACCCAGATCCCTATCCGCACCGACACCAAGCTGATCATTCACCGGGATATCGCCGGCAAAATCATCCAAAACGCCATGGCGGAAAAAGACACCTGTCTTCTGGAAAATACGGCCAAGGCCCTGCTGGAGGCATACGGTATTCCTGTTAATGACACAAAAATCGCCGACACCCGGGAGGCGGCCCTGGAAATGGCGGTCCGGACGGGATTCCCCGTGGTGCTGAAAATCTGTTCCCGGGACATCCCCCATAAATCAGACTGCAACGGCGTGGCATTGAATCTCAATACGCCCGAAGATGTCAAAACGGCCTACAGTCAGATTATGGCAAACGCCAGACAGCATTTTCCTGGTGCACACATCACGGGTGTCACTGTTCAGTCCATGCAGGATCGGGCTGATTTTGAACTGTTCATCGGTGCCAAAAAAGATCCCCATTTCGGTCCGGTGATTCTTTTCGGTATGGGCGGCGTGTTAACAGAAGTGTTCAGCGACATATCCATGGGTCTGCCGCCCCTGAACCGCATGCTTGCCGCCCATTTGATCGGAAAGACAAAAATCGCATCCGTTCTCAAGGGATTCAGAAACATTCAACCCATTGATATGGCACGCCTGGAAGAGCTGCTGATTCGGGTGGGAAGACTGATGACCGATTTTCCTGAAATTGAAATTCTGGACATCAATCCGTTGATGGTGAAAAACGGGGTTTTAACGGCCGTGGATGCCCGGGTGTTTATTGCACCGGCATCCGTGCCCTCTCCCATGCATCTGATTATCAGCTCCTACCCCTGGCAGTATGAATCTTTGGGAGAAACCGTGGACGGTCAGCCGTTTTTTATCCGTCCGATCCGGCCCAGCGATGCGGACCTGATGATCGATCATTTTCATTCCCTGTCATCCCGAAGCAAATACATGCGGTTTTTCTCCCCTCTGAAAGAATTGTCCAGGGACATGCTCATCAAACTGACCCAGATCGATTATGACCGGGAGATCGCTCTGGTGGCTTTGATGGGAAATGAGCAAAACCAGAAAATGGCCGGGGTTTGCCGGATCATTGTGTTCCCCGATAAAACCCAGGCGGAATTCGCCATTGCCATCAGTGATGACTGGCAGGGCAAAGGCATCGGTTCCTCGCTTTTGACCCAGTGCCTGAAAGCGGCCCGGCAGATGGGCATCCGGCGGGTTATGGGGCTGGTACTTTCAGAAAACACCCAGATGCTCAAACTGGGCGGAAAACTGGGGTTTGCCATCAAACGGGCGGCAGGCGGCGGAGAATATGAATTGATCATCGAAACCGATGATCTGGATATTGATTAA